Proteins from a genomic interval of Rhodococcus rhodochrous:
- a CDS encoding thiamine pyrophosphate-binding protein yields MSERNVMTARSGNGGDLLVQVLREAGVDTVFGIVSVHNQPLVEAVSRQLRFVPVRHEATAVNAADGYARATGGLGCALTSTGTGAGNAAGSLIESLSAGTPVLHVTGQIESRFLGSGRGFIHETKDQLGMLEAVSAHAATILDTGSAGKVLREAVAHALSTPGGPASIEWPIDLQYADDYILEPAPVTLGTPRSADRTQVEAALAAIAQARRPVIWAGGGAARAGDALTALVDRWGVPLLTSNSGRGAVPESHPLCIGNYGSSPLGRALLADADLVVSLGTHFRSNETGDYSIPMPPRHVQVDLDPAAPGRVFAADLPVVGEVGEFLSAVLGLDGLGDAVEAAWTERACETRQRVRENQRHGLGDHAVLCDAVRAVLPDDAVIARDVTIASSSWGNRLLPVYDPRSNIFPRGGGIGQGLGMAIGAALADETRPTLALVGDGGLAVHLGEVLTMAQEKPWLVLLVCNDGGYGVLRNMQTGSGQRPYAVDLTTPDFALLARAIGVEYRRIGSAGEAHPVLEGAVSLQAPAIVEVDLASYGEMPAPFTPPVTVPGT; encoded by the coding sequence ATGTCTGAAAGGAATGTCATGACCGCACGCTCGGGTAACGGTGGGGATCTGCTGGTCCAGGTGCTGCGCGAGGCCGGTGTCGACACCGTCTTCGGCATCGTCAGCGTGCACAACCAGCCGCTGGTGGAAGCGGTGAGCCGGCAACTGCGGTTCGTGCCCGTGCGGCACGAGGCGACCGCCGTCAACGCCGCCGACGGATACGCCCGTGCCACCGGAGGACTCGGCTGTGCCCTCACCAGCACCGGCACCGGGGCCGGCAACGCCGCCGGATCCCTCATCGAATCCCTCAGTGCCGGAACGCCGGTGCTCCATGTGACGGGACAGATCGAGTCGCGCTTCCTCGGCTCGGGACGCGGGTTCATCCACGAGACGAAGGACCAGCTCGGCATGCTCGAGGCGGTCTCGGCGCACGCCGCGACGATCCTCGACACCGGCAGCGCCGGAAAAGTACTGCGCGAAGCCGTCGCCCACGCGTTGTCGACGCCCGGTGGACCGGCCAGCATCGAATGGCCGATCGACCTGCAGTACGCAGACGACTACATCCTCGAACCGGCACCGGTGACGCTCGGGACGCCGCGCAGCGCGGATCGCACCCAGGTGGAGGCGGCGCTCGCTGCGATCGCGCAGGCTCGGCGACCGGTGATCTGGGCGGGCGGCGGAGCAGCGCGGGCAGGGGACGCGCTGACCGCCCTCGTCGACCGCTGGGGTGTGCCGCTGCTGACCAGCAACTCCGGTCGCGGCGCCGTGCCGGAGAGCCACCCGCTGTGCATCGGCAATTACGGCTCGTCGCCGCTCGGCCGGGCGCTGCTCGCCGACGCCGACCTCGTGGTCTCGCTGGGCACCCACTTCCGTTCCAACGAGACCGGCGACTATTCGATCCCGATGCCCCCGCGGCACGTGCAGGTGGACCTGGATCCGGCCGCGCCCGGCCGCGTGTTCGCCGCGGATCTGCCGGTCGTCGGCGAGGTCGGTGAATTCCTCTCGGCGGTACTGGGACTCGATGGACTCGGCGATGCCGTCGAGGCAGCGTGGACGGAACGCGCCTGCGAGACTCGGCAGCGTGTACGGGAGAACCAGCGCCACGGACTCGGTGACCACGCGGTCTTGTGCGATGCGGTGCGCGCCGTGCTGCCCGACGATGCCGTCATCGCCCGGGACGTGACGATCGCGTCGAGTTCGTGGGGCAACCGACTCCTGCCCGTCTACGACCCGCGCAGCAACATCTTCCCGCGCGGCGGCGGCATCGGGCAGGGCCTCGGCATGGCGATCGGCGCGGCCCTGGCCGACGAGACCCGGCCGACCCTGGCGCTCGTCGGGGACGGGGGACTGGCGGTGCACCTCGGTGAGGTCCTGACGATGGCGCAGGAGAAGCCGTGGCTGGTGCTCCTCGTGTGCAATGACGGCGGTTACGGCGTACTGCGCAACATGCAGACCGGCTCGGGGCAACGGCCCTACGCCGTCGACCTGACCACCCCGGACTTCGCGCTGCTCGCGCGGGCGATCGGGGTCGAGTACCGGCGCATCGGATCGGCGGGGGAGGCGCACCCGGTGCTCGAGGGTGCAGTGTCGCTGCAGGCCCCGGCGATCGTCGAGGTCGACCTGGCCTCGTACGGGGAGATGCCGGCGCCGTTCACGCCGCCGGTGACGGTCCCGGGCACGTAG
- a CDS encoding PDR/VanB family oxidoreductase — translation MAAETVDLMVRQMRVESTGVLSLRLERPDGAAVDHWTPGAHLDLHLGGGHIRQYSLCGDPDDKTGYRVAVLHEKAGRGGSRRVHEIIRPGDVVTVSAPRNNFELLPSPRYVFLAGGIGITPILAMVREADRAGVDWELHYGGRSKETMAFLDELAPYGDRVHLVAEDADGMLDLPSILGDSRPDTLVYACGPEGLLTAVESFADRWPAEAIRLERFKAKEREADAAADASFTVVCERSGISATVTPEKTVLDTLEEAGVDVPNSCREGICGTCETRVLCGTPDHRDSLLSAAEQESGATMMICVSRARSAELVLDL, via the coding sequence ATGGCTGCTGAGACCGTCGACCTCATGGTCCGTCAGATGCGGGTCGAATCCACCGGAGTCCTCTCGCTCCGACTGGAGCGACCCGACGGAGCGGCCGTGGACCACTGGACCCCCGGCGCCCACCTCGACCTGCACCTCGGCGGTGGTCACATCCGGCAGTACTCCCTGTGCGGCGACCCCGACGACAAGACCGGCTACCGCGTCGCCGTACTGCACGAGAAGGCCGGCCGCGGCGGATCCCGTCGTGTCCACGAAATCATCCGCCCGGGCGACGTCGTCACCGTCAGCGCCCCGCGCAACAACTTCGAGCTGCTGCCCTCGCCGCGCTACGTCTTCCTCGCCGGCGGCATCGGCATCACCCCCATCCTCGCGATGGTCCGCGAAGCCGACCGCGCCGGTGTCGACTGGGAGCTGCACTACGGCGGCCGCTCGAAGGAGACGATGGCCTTCCTCGACGAACTCGCGCCCTACGGCGACCGGGTGCACCTCGTCGCCGAGGACGCCGACGGAATGCTCGACCTGCCATCGATCCTCGGCGATTCCCGGCCCGACACCCTCGTCTACGCCTGCGGGCCCGAAGGGTTGCTCACCGCCGTCGAGTCTTTCGCCGACCGCTGGCCGGCCGAGGCCATCCGGCTCGAACGGTTCAAGGCCAAGGAACGCGAGGCCGACGCTGCTGCCGACGCGTCGTTCACGGTGGTGTGCGAACGCTCCGGAATCTCCGCCACCGTCACACCCGAGAAGACCGTCCTCGACACCCTCGAGGAAGCCGGTGTGGACGTACCGAACTCGTGCCGCGAAGGAATCTGCGGCACCTGTGAGACCCGCGTCCTGTGTGGGACCCCCGACCACCGCGACTCGCTGCTCTCGGCCGCCGAACAGGAGTCCGGCGCCACCATGATGATCTGTGTCTCCCGCGCCCGCTCCGCCGAGCTGGTGCTGGATCTGTAG
- a CDS encoding recombinase-like helix-turn-helix domain-containing protein, translating to MDRYLVINQARTADPTPYEIKLAKAIEAVFGSGVHDLNGLVRGLNASGIHAPDAQEWTAESFTAEMRRIGA from the coding sequence ATGGATCGGTACCTGGTGATCAATCAGGCCCGCACGGCCGACCCCACCCCCTACGAGATCAAACTCGCCAAGGCCATCGAAGCCGTCTTCGGATCCGGCGTCCACGACCTCAACGGACTCGTCCGCGGACTCAACGCCTCCGGAATCCACGCGCCCGACGCGCAGGAATGGACCGCCGAATCGTTCACCGCCGAGATGCGCCGGATCGGAGCCTGA
- a CDS encoding aromatic ring-hydroxylating oxygenase subunit alpha, giving the protein MVNRLHRNLTADEIFATGMRNQWHAVCPSGFVERGSIRKLRRLGEDWVLYRGSDGTVRMLADRCPHRGAPLSQGVHLGDRIACKYHGVEVDGTGTVAKVPGMPGCNLEGKKLVTSLPVREVGGAILAWFGTDPDVEPAPLDLPDPLVDEDVSAFLCYAEWEAPWRFALENLLDPMHGAFLHHESHSMFGGETSARFRIRETDRGFFFEKTDQRGVNFDWVEYCRTGVDWVDLEIPYPPTAGPGGPFGIVGMGTPIDAETTAVFFWRYRRVQGWERDVWRFLYRTVLEERHWEVLEQDRIMLEGMAPDADQAENLYQHDLGVMRLRRLYRSRADELAKEMAG; this is encoded by the coding sequence ATGGTCAATCGACTGCACCGCAACCTGACCGCCGACGAGATCTTCGCGACCGGCATGCGCAACCAGTGGCACGCCGTGTGCCCCTCCGGCTTCGTGGAACGCGGCAGCATCCGCAAGCTGCGCCGGCTGGGGGAGGACTGGGTCCTCTACCGCGGCTCCGACGGCACCGTCCGCATGCTCGCAGACCGCTGCCCGCACCGCGGCGCACCGCTCTCGCAGGGTGTGCACCTCGGCGACCGCATCGCCTGCAAATACCACGGCGTCGAGGTCGACGGCACCGGCACCGTCGCGAAGGTTCCGGGTATGCCCGGCTGCAACCTAGAAGGCAAGAAGCTGGTGACTTCCCTGCCCGTGCGCGAGGTGGGCGGCGCGATCCTCGCGTGGTTCGGCACCGACCCCGACGTCGAACCCGCACCGCTGGATCTTCCGGACCCGCTTGTGGACGAGGATGTCTCGGCCTTCCTCTGCTACGCCGAATGGGAAGCACCGTGGCGGTTCGCCCTCGAGAACCTCCTCGACCCCATGCACGGTGCGTTCCTGCACCACGAATCGCACTCGATGTTCGGCGGCGAGACCTCCGCGCGGTTCCGTATCCGCGAGACCGATCGCGGTTTCTTCTTCGAGAAGACCGATCAGCGCGGCGTCAACTTCGACTGGGTCGAGTACTGCCGCACCGGCGTCGACTGGGTGGACCTCGAGATCCCGTATCCGCCCACGGCCGGCCCGGGCGGACCGTTCGGGATCGTCGGCATGGGCACCCCCATCGACGCCGAGACCACAGCGGTGTTCTTCTGGCGTTACCGCCGGGTGCAGGGCTGGGAACGCGACGTGTGGCGGTTCCTGTACCGCACGGTGCTCGAGGAACGTCACTGGGAGGTCCTCGAACAGGACCGCATCATGCTCGAGGGCATGGCCCCCGACGCAGATCAGGCCGAGAACCTCTACCAGCACGACCTCGGGGTGATGCGCCTGCGACGCCTGTACCGTTCCCGCGCCGACGAACTCGCCAAGGAGATGGCCGGCTGA
- a CDS encoding MarR family winged helix-turn-helix transcriptional regulator encodes MGRDRVPDRDAVDDIVDQWAREWPGLDVTPLEVLGRLHRTYLRYQSAIGRVFDEYGINMASFDVLAALRRAGKPYRMTSGQLAESSLVTTGGITLRIDRLEKAGLVRRERDAEDRRIVYAELTPAGKKLIDEIAVAHFENETRMLAELSKNDKAELVQLLRKLEHSLVRHQGG; translated from the coding sequence GTGGGGCGCGACAGGGTTCCCGACCGTGACGCCGTCGACGACATCGTCGACCAGTGGGCCCGTGAGTGGCCCGGACTGGACGTCACTCCCCTCGAGGTGCTGGGACGCCTTCACCGCACGTATCTGCGGTATCAGAGTGCGATCGGCCGAGTCTTCGACGAGTACGGCATCAACATGGCTTCGTTCGACGTCCTGGCCGCACTGCGCCGCGCCGGAAAGCCGTACCGCATGACCTCGGGTCAGCTCGCGGAGAGTTCACTGGTCACCACAGGTGGGATCACACTGCGCATCGACCGCCTCGAGAAGGCCGGACTGGTGCGGCGCGAACGCGACGCAGAGGATCGGCGCATCGTCTACGCCGAACTCACTCCTGCCGGAAAGAAACTCATCGACGAGATCGCTGTCGCGCACTTCGAGAACGAGACGCGCATGCTCGCCGAGCTGTCGAAGAACGATAAGGCCGAACTCGTGCAGTTGCTGCGCAAGCTCGAGCACTCACTCGTCCGGCACCAGGGTGGCTGA
- a CDS encoding RidA family protein, with the protein MSLTTVSAHHPYSPAFVAGDLVFVSGALSVDPEGVAVEGRDEALDAAIDRMTDRLAVVGGKLEDVAKLTYYVTDLSLREEANRQFERLFAEPRPARTFVEVSALPYGATVEIDAIATATR; encoded by the coding sequence ATGTCCCTGACCACCGTCAGCGCCCACCATCCCTACAGCCCTGCCTTCGTCGCCGGCGATCTCGTCTTCGTCTCCGGCGCCCTGTCCGTCGACCCCGAAGGCGTCGCAGTCGAGGGACGCGACGAAGCCCTCGACGCCGCGATCGACCGCATGACCGACCGACTCGCCGTGGTCGGCGGCAAACTGGAGGACGTCGCCAAGCTCACCTACTACGTCACCGACCTGTCGCTGCGCGAGGAGGCGAACCGCCAGTTCGAGCGACTGTTCGCCGAGCCCCGACCGGCCCGCACCTTCGTCGAGGTCAGCGCCCTGCCCTACGGTGCGACCGTCGAGATCGACGCGATCGCCACCGCGACGCGCTGA
- a CDS encoding alpha/beta fold hydrolase, whose product MTTVSANGVDLGVEFFGDDDAPLVLLVGGTTMLSWPDELCERLAAGGRHVVRYDLRDCGESTTKDPDAPGYTLRDLADDAAALVDALDGRPAHIAGIGVGGMVAQVAALDHPATFRALTLVGTRPVAPGPCDRDLPDHDAATMKRMFALPMPEWADRTAVAEFAAARAAVLGDDPVAARAVAERIWDRTPNDQPSAHSANQLGMVFSRLDCTPRWRERLPEVGIPALVVHGRRDAFFPVGNGEAIAREIPGARLLVLGDAGTAVPVAAVDEIAAAMLTLDR is encoded by the coding sequence GTGACCACCGTCAGCGCCAACGGGGTCGACCTCGGCGTCGAGTTCTTCGGCGACGACGACGCTCCACTCGTCCTGCTCGTCGGCGGGACGACGATGCTCTCGTGGCCCGACGAACTGTGTGAGCGGCTCGCGGCGGGTGGGCGTCATGTCGTGCGGTACGACCTGCGGGATTGCGGAGAGTCGACGACGAAGGACCCGGACGCGCCCGGCTACACCCTGCGCGACCTCGCCGACGACGCGGCAGCCCTCGTCGATGCGCTCGATGGCAGGCCGGCGCATATCGCGGGCATCGGTGTCGGCGGCATGGTCGCCCAGGTCGCTGCGCTCGACCATCCCGCCACGTTCCGGGCCCTGACTCTGGTCGGGACGCGTCCGGTCGCCCCGGGCCCGTGCGACCGCGACCTTCCCGATCACGACGCAGCGACGATGAAGCGCATGTTCGCACTTCCGATGCCCGAGTGGGCCGATCGCACGGCCGTGGCAGAGTTCGCCGCTGCCCGCGCAGCAGTCCTCGGCGACGATCCGGTCGCCGCGCGCGCGGTCGCCGAGCGCATCTGGGACCGCACACCGAACGATCAACCGTCGGCCCACTCCGCGAATCAGCTCGGGATGGTCTTCTCCAGGCTCGATTGCACGCCCCGTTGGCGAGAACGCTTGCCCGAGGTCGGTATCCCGGCCCTCGTCGTGCACGGTCGCCGGGATGCGTTCTTCCCCGTCGGCAACGGAGAAGCCATCGCACGCGAGATCCCGGGAGCGCGGTTGCTCGTCCTGGGCGATGCCGGCACCGCGGTCCCCGTTGCGGCGGTCGACGAGATCGCCGCGGCGATGCTCACGTTGGATCGGTAG
- a CDS encoding TIGR03668 family PPOX class F420-dependent oxidoreductase translates to MDVRRSVADARVARLATADGSGEPHLVPIVFALDGDVIHTCVDDKPKSTRRLRRLADIAENPRVCVLVDHYSDDWSQLWWVRIDGIATAHDADTPEGTAGIDALVRKYSQYQAKRPPGPVITIDRLRWRSWSA, encoded by the coding sequence ATGGATGTCCGTCGCAGTGTCGCCGATGCCCGCGTGGCCCGCCTCGCCACCGCCGACGGATCGGGCGAGCCGCACCTCGTTCCGATCGTGTTCGCCCTCGACGGCGACGTGATCCACACCTGCGTCGACGACAAACCCAAATCCACCCGGCGTCTACGTCGCCTCGCCGACATCGCAGAGAACCCGCGGGTGTGCGTGCTCGTCGACCACTACAGCGACGACTGGTCGCAGCTGTGGTGGGTCCGCATCGACGGCATCGCCACGGCCCACGACGCCGATACTCCCGAGGGAACTGCGGGCATCGACGCGCTCGTCCGCAAATACTCGCAGTACCAGGCGAAACGACCACCGGGACCGGTGATCACCATCGACAGGCTGCGCTGGCGGTCCTGGTCCGCGTGA
- the ligD gene encoding non-homologous end-joining DNA ligase, which translates to MPSTTTELSPMLATLGPPPTGNWAFEMKWDGQRTLATVADGQCRLTSRTGNDITRSFPELPRPLTTATDGRDCIVDGEIVTLDAEGRPSFARLQRRMHVHRPTEELRAELPVLIYLFDVLALDGQSTTELSYLERRAVLDDLIVPGPRVQLSPYWTDVDAPTMLTVAREHGLEGIVAKDPDAPYLPGTRSDGWIKTLLRRNTEVVVVGWLPGSGKAAGGIGSLLLGAHDDEERLVFIGRVGTGFTAATRRELRSQLRPLERPTTPLAVAPPARETHRAHWVEPILVGEVEYREYAGGSLRHPSWRGLRTDKTVPEVDLPGRH; encoded by the coding sequence ATGCCCTCCACGACGACGGAACTGTCCCCGATGCTGGCGACCCTCGGTCCGCCGCCGACCGGGAACTGGGCGTTCGAGATGAAATGGGACGGCCAGCGCACCCTCGCCACGGTGGCCGACGGGCAGTGCCGGCTGACCAGCCGCACCGGCAACGACATCACCCGGAGCTTCCCCGAACTCCCCCGCCCGCTCACCACTGCGACGGACGGCCGGGACTGCATCGTCGACGGTGAGATCGTCACCCTCGACGCCGAGGGTCGGCCCTCCTTCGCCCGGTTGCAGCGCCGCATGCACGTCCACCGCCCCACCGAGGAGCTACGTGCCGAGCTACCGGTCCTGATCTACCTGTTCGACGTCCTCGCTCTCGACGGACAGTCCACGACGGAGTTGTCCTATCTGGAGCGCCGGGCCGTCCTCGACGATCTGATCGTCCCCGGACCGCGGGTTCAGCTGTCGCCCTACTGGACCGATGTCGACGCACCGACCATGCTCACGGTCGCGCGCGAACACGGCCTCGAAGGGATCGTCGCCAAGGACCCGGACGCACCGTATCTACCCGGGACCCGCAGCGACGGCTGGATCAAGACGCTGCTGCGTCGGAACACCGAGGTGGTCGTCGTCGGGTGGCTCCCCGGATCCGGCAAGGCCGCCGGCGGCATCGGTTCACTGCTGCTCGGCGCCCACGACGACGAGGAACGGTTGGTGTTCATCGGCCGGGTCGGGACGGGGTTCACCGCTGCGACCAGACGTGAGTTGCGATCGCAGCTGCGTCCCTTGGAGCGACCGACGACCCCGCTGGCAGTTGCGCCGCCGGCACGGGAGACCCACAGAGCCCACTGGGTGGAACCCATCCTCGTCGGAGAGGTCGAGTACCGGGAGTACGCAGGCGGAAGCCTCCGGCATCCGAGCTGGCGAGGACTACGCACCGACAAGACGGTGCCGGAGGTCGATCTGCCCGGCCGCCACTGA
- a CDS encoding formylglycine-generating enzyme family protein — protein sequence MTRAATQNMTLVPGGTFWMGSEDFYPEERPVHQVTVDGFWMDTHPVTVAEFRRFVKDTGYVTTAEVAPDPADYPGADPSLLVPGSLVFTPPPGPVPLDDYTRWWSFVPGADWRHPEGPGSSVGGRERHPVTHVSWFDARAYAEWAGKELPTEAEWEFAARGGLDRTAFTWGDEHEPKGRPGGNVWQGEFPWQNLETDGFAGTSPVGHFRPNGYGLHDMAGNVWEWTADYFTANHASSSKNVAPASSCCIPTNPRVDKAEHDPREAYPRRVIKGGSHLCAPNYCLRYRPAARQGDTEETATCHIGFRCIIRP from the coding sequence ATGACGCGTGCCGCGACGCAGAACATGACCCTCGTTCCCGGAGGCACGTTCTGGATGGGGTCCGAGGACTTCTATCCGGAGGAGCGACCGGTCCACCAGGTGACGGTCGACGGGTTCTGGATGGACACGCACCCGGTGACCGTCGCCGAGTTCCGGCGCTTCGTGAAGGACACCGGATACGTCACCACCGCGGAAGTCGCGCCGGACCCCGCCGATTATCCCGGCGCCGATCCGTCCCTGCTCGTGCCTGGCTCGCTCGTGTTCACGCCTCCTCCGGGGCCGGTACCGCTCGACGACTACACGAGGTGGTGGTCGTTCGTCCCGGGTGCCGACTGGCGCCATCCCGAGGGACCGGGCAGTTCCGTCGGCGGGCGGGAACGGCATCCCGTCACCCACGTGTCGTGGTTCGATGCCCGCGCCTACGCCGAGTGGGCCGGCAAGGAGCTGCCGACGGAGGCGGAATGGGAGTTCGCCGCCCGCGGCGGACTCGACCGCACGGCCTTCACATGGGGGGACGAACACGAACCGAAAGGCCGACCCGGCGGGAACGTCTGGCAGGGCGAGTTCCCGTGGCAGAACCTCGAAACGGACGGATTCGCCGGAACCTCACCTGTCGGACACTTCCGGCCGAACGGATACGGGCTCCACGACATGGCGGGCAACGTGTGGGAGTGGACCGCCGACTACTTCACCGCGAACCATGCTTCGAGCAGTAAGAACGTCGCGCCGGCGTCGTCGTGCTGCATCCCGACGAATCCCCGTGTCGACAAGGCCGAACACGATCCGCGCGAGGCGTATCCGCGCCGTGTCATCAAGGGCGGATCGCATCTGTGCGCCCCGAACTACTGCCTGCGGTACCGACCCGCGGCCCGCCAGGGTGACACCGAGGAGACCGCGACGTGCCATATCGGATTCCGCTGCATCATTCGCCCGTAA
- a CDS encoding arylsulfatase, giving the protein MSQDLRPDPIPGGETLPFPPVPSGSIAGRTMQESVYSPRAQHRRLPDDAPNILVVLIDDAGPGLPSAFGGEVSTPTLDRLLDEGISYNRFHTTAMCSPTRASLLTGRNHHRVGNGQIAELANDWDGYSGHIPKSSATGAEVLRHYGYTTAAFGKWHNTPAEETTAAGPFDNWPTGVGFDYFYGFLAGEASQYEPNLVRNTTVVLPPKSPEEGYHLSEDLADDAIGWLRRHKALDPSRPFFMYWASGCLHGPHHIMKPWADRYAGKFDDGWDAYRERVFERAKEKGWIPPEAELTERHPTMTAWDDIPDDEKPFQRRLMEVAAGYAEHCDVQVGRLFDELDRLGYRDNTLVFYIWGDNGSSGEGQNGTISELLAQNGIPTTTAQHIAALDELGGLDVLGSPKTDNMYHAGWAWAGSTPYKGMKLLASHLGGTRNPMVVRWPARITPDRAPRTQFLHCNDLVPTFYELLGIAPPRIVDGIPQDPIDGAGFARTFVDRDAPAGKLTQYFEVMGSRAIYHDGWMASAFGPRAPWLPGLPGGIRDWSPDDDTWELYNLDEDWTQNRDLAEQYPEKLAQMREMFAIEAAKNNALPIGGGLWVAAIHPEQRITTPYTSWDFTGDVTRMPEFCAPALGNKNNRVCIEVTFPERAHGVLYALGANGGGLTCFADDGYLCYEYNLFILMRTKMRSESRVAPGHHLVEVVTKYAEARPGGPLNVRMSVDGQSVGETVVPVSAPLLFTANDCLDIGTCLGSPVSLDYFDRAPFPFDGSIDRMTVEYT; this is encoded by the coding sequence ATGAGCCAGGATCTGCGTCCGGATCCGATCCCGGGCGGAGAAACTCTGCCGTTCCCACCGGTGCCGTCGGGAAGCATCGCAGGACGGACCATGCAGGAATCGGTCTACAGCCCACGCGCACAACACCGTCGCCTTCCCGACGACGCCCCGAATATCCTGGTCGTCCTCATCGACGACGCGGGCCCCGGTCTGCCGAGCGCATTCGGCGGCGAGGTGAGCACACCGACCCTCGATCGCCTGCTCGACGAAGGCATCAGCTACAACCGCTTCCACACCACGGCGATGTGCTCGCCCACCCGCGCATCGTTGTTGACCGGACGCAATCATCACCGCGTCGGAAACGGGCAGATCGCCGAACTCGCCAACGACTGGGACGGATATTCCGGGCACATCCCGAAATCGAGCGCCACCGGGGCCGAGGTGCTGCGCCACTACGGTTACACCACAGCGGCTTTCGGCAAGTGGCACAACACTCCTGCGGAGGAGACCACCGCAGCGGGTCCCTTCGACAACTGGCCCACCGGAGTCGGTTTCGACTACTTCTACGGTTTCCTCGCCGGCGAGGCGTCGCAGTACGAGCCGAATCTCGTCCGCAACACCACCGTCGTCCTGCCCCCGAAGAGTCCCGAGGAGGGCTACCACCTCAGTGAGGACCTCGCCGACGACGCGATCGGCTGGTTGCGCCGCCACAAGGCACTCGATCCGTCCCGGCCGTTCTTCATGTACTGGGCCAGCGGGTGCCTGCACGGGCCGCACCACATCATGAAGCCGTGGGCCGACCGGTATGCGGGCAAATTCGACGACGGATGGGACGCCTACCGCGAGCGCGTGTTCGAGCGGGCCAAGGAGAAGGGCTGGATCCCGCCGGAGGCCGAACTCACCGAGCGGCACCCCACCATGACGGCGTGGGACGACATCCCCGACGACGAGAAGCCCTTCCAGCGTCGTCTCATGGAGGTCGCGGCCGGATACGCCGAACACTGCGACGTCCAGGTGGGGCGGCTGTTCGACGAACTCGACCGGCTGGGCTACCGCGACAACACCCTGGTCTTCTACATCTGGGGCGACAACGGGTCGTCCGGTGAAGGCCAGAACGGCACCATCAGCGAACTGCTCGCGCAGAACGGGATCCCCACGACCACGGCCCAGCACATCGCGGCGCTCGACGAGCTCGGCGGACTCGATGTTCTCGGCTCGCCGAAGACCGACAACATGTATCACGCAGGGTGGGCCTGGGCGGGCAGCACGCCCTACAAGGGCATGAAGCTTCTCGCGTCCCATCTCGGGGGAACCCGCAATCCCATGGTGGTGCGCTGGCCTGCGCGCATCACGCCGGATCGCGCCCCTCGCACCCAGTTCCTGCACTGCAACGACCTGGTGCCTACCTTCTACGAGCTGCTGGGCATCGCACCGCCGCGGATCGTCGACGGGATTCCGCAGGATCCGATCGACGGCGCGGGTTTCGCCCGGACCTTCGTGGACCGTGACGCGCCGGCGGGTAAACTCACCCAGTACTTCGAGGTCATGGGCAGCCGAGCGATCTACCACGACGGATGGATGGCGTCGGCTTTCGGTCCCCGCGCACCGTGGTTGCCCGGTCTGCCCGGCGGGATCCGCGATTGGAGCCCGGACGACGACACCTGGGAGCTCTACAACCTCGACGAGGACTGGACGCAGAACCGCGACCTCGCCGAGCAGTACCCCGAGAAGTTGGCCCAGATGCGGGAGATGTTCGCGATCGAAGCAGCCAAGAACAACGCTCTTCCCATCGGTGGGGGGCTCTGGGTCGCGGCGATCCATCCGGAGCAACGCATCACCACGCCGTACACGAGTTGGGATTTCACCGGCGACGTCACCCGTATGCCCGAATTCTGTGCTCCTGCACTGGGAAACAAGAACAACCGGGTCTGCATCGAGGTGACCTTCCCGGAGCGGGCGCACGGCGTCCTGTACGCGCTGGGGGCCAACGGTGGTGGTCTGACGTGCTTCGCGGACGACGGTTACCTCTGCTACGAGTACAACCTGTTCATCCTGATGCGGACGAAGATGCGCTCGGAGAGCCGCGTCGCGCCCGGACACCACCTCGTCGAGGTGGTCACCAAGTACGCCGAAGCGCGCCCCGGTGGTCCGTTGAACGTCCGGATGTCCGTCGACGGGCAGTCGGTGGGGGAGACCGTCGTACCGGTCAGTGCGCCGTTGCTGTTCACGGCGAACGACTGCCTGGACATCGGCACCTGCCTGGGTTCACCGGTCTCGCTCGACTACTTCGACCGCGCACCGTTCCCGTTCGACGGGAGCATCGACAGGATGACCGTCGAATACACCTGA